Proteins encoded together in one Thermogemmatispora onikobensis window:
- a CDS encoding nSTAND1 domain-containing NTPase produces the protein MIRQGQRLGNYRLIRLLGSGSYGAVFLAEHLYLRTQVAIKVLTQLLREEDEQAFLKEAQILASLRHQHIVPVHEFAIERGQPYLVMDYLPGGTLLDRHPRGSHLSLATVVSYVYQLAGALQYAHDRNIVHRDVKPANILLGREGLLLSDFGIALPLLGKDGMPAGESALVGTLPYMAPEQCRGQPTFASDQYALAIIAYELLCGVRPFQGRGPELIGQHLSQEPPPLRKHDPSLPESVDRVIRRALAKKVEERYPAIILFARALGRAASEALPDSVTERSLTLHPDEEYPVVRPVDSERNWRVILAIGDEQSPASQHLQQALHERGLTVIMARSCEQGGELALRQAMRAAQLLLVGLTTQDQTLPVSEQLLQMAHLYRRPVRYLLVGAAPSTGSTWQLAEAVPPALFSDGSGLRYRQALDEIIRQIEGEQWGRQSQQKETISIERIETRNPYKGLRAFTQDDQGDFFGRERLIQELLSRLITLLGREPSQSSAARLLALIGGVGVGKSSLLMAGLLPRLQAGALPGSQNWRYLAVFRPAYRPLEALAEVLAAGGSQQEKEAIHTALVQGDSTALHRLALTLAPDHPYVVLVIDQFEELFAPEVTETERRRFIELIAAAVSVPYGKLILLLTLRADCYDRPLAYPALAQLLQGPAHCPIGPMTLDELRAVIEQPALLPDVQLVFDEDLVADLLLDIREQPGALPLLEFTLDQLFQQRRGNRLTRRAYEAIGGVRGALARHAEATYAALPSDQHRFLARQLFLRLIQPGREGQAPLRRQARQSEFALIDEQQTRLMQETCDAFVAARLLTIERRAGEVTLEVSHEALLQEWPRLVDWVRQAGEDLPLQQRVSADVQEWWRRGKPRDRLYRGTQLKEALRWQERTPVSAREAAFLRASQRARTLALVRLALVVLLILGLLIPAGWLLYQQVAPLQVTSLQDDGPGSLRQVIAEAKPGQTISVQPGLTGVLSLTHNLDIGKNLTIRGPGAARLTISGQPGLEASYAIRILARTSVTFSDLSFSERQPSPGDFFLNQGKLTLQRCRIAQITIPPLSDSGNSGNSDLAGGSAIDNGQQGELTLQQSIITHIQASGQAAHAAAILNNGGKATVSASQITDNSVNDTGRGGNDAAGGVIVSLKGTLTLTDSVVSGNQVNSLENAYGGGIFALNSTVQITNTRLVNNSIIAALQGAGAGLQASGSQVTLKNTLVAGNSVKAHFAIGGGLVLSGGASGKLTLIGSTVTGNRVSTQDDLAVGGGVLAEGILVINNSTISQNVAVSTTSSGSASGGGLAIMGNLVMTDSTVANNQAQSLASDAEGGGILALSPTSGVGLQETKLSLVNSTLSENSAQGKRGSLGGGLLVDGSSARLDFCTIYDNHASAGGGLTVVTESGHSRQVTLLNSLVAANTADQDPDLVGQVTSGGYNLIQRAAGATFLDPSKRHHLDLVDTGSTPLAIDPQLRANGGPTQTHALLAGSPAINRIPAADCDVKTDQRGLQRPQQGACDIGAYEYSPTTQ, from the coding sequence ATGATACGCCAGGGCCAGCGACTTGGCAATTACCGTCTGATACGTCTGCTAGGCAGCGGATCATATGGGGCAGTCTTCCTGGCTGAGCACCTCTACTTGAGAACCCAGGTTGCTATCAAGGTTCTTACCCAGCTCCTGAGAGAAGAGGATGAGCAGGCTTTTTTGAAGGAAGCCCAGATTCTGGCTAGCCTGCGCCACCAACACATTGTACCCGTACATGAGTTTGCCATCGAGCGTGGTCAGCCCTATCTGGTCATGGACTATCTGCCGGGGGGGACCCTCCTCGACAGGCATCCGCGCGGTTCGCATCTCTCTCTTGCTACAGTCGTCAGCTATGTTTACCAGCTGGCAGGTGCTCTGCAATATGCCCACGATCGCAATATTGTCCATCGAGACGTCAAGCCGGCCAATATCCTCCTTGGGAGAGAAGGGCTGCTCTTAAGCGATTTCGGGATTGCCCTACCGCTATTAGGGAAGGATGGCATGCCGGCTGGAGAGTCTGCTCTGGTTGGCACATTGCCCTATATGGCCCCCGAGCAATGCCGTGGTCAACCAACTTTTGCCAGCGATCAGTATGCCCTGGCTATCATCGCCTATGAGCTATTATGTGGTGTGCGACCTTTCCAGGGCCGAGGCCCTGAGCTGATCGGCCAGCACCTCTCTCAAGAGCCACCGCCGCTGCGCAAGCACGATCCTTCACTGCCAGAGTCAGTCGACCGCGTGATTCGTCGCGCCCTTGCCAAGAAGGTGGAGGAGCGCTATCCGGCCATCATCCTCTTCGCGCGCGCCCTGGGCAGGGCTGCCAGTGAGGCCCTGCCGGATTCGGTGACCGAGCGCAGCCTGACCTTGCACCCAGACGAGGAATATCCTGTTGTGCGGCCTGTCGACAGTGAGCGCAACTGGCGCGTGATTCTCGCTATTGGGGACGAGCAATCTCCTGCCAGCCAGCACCTGCAGCAAGCGCTGCACGAGCGTGGCCTGACTGTGATCATGGCGCGAAGCTGCGAGCAAGGTGGCGAGCTGGCACTCAGACAGGCGATGCGAGCGGCTCAGCTCTTGCTGGTGGGACTTACCACTCAGGATCAGACACTGCCTGTGTCCGAGCAGCTTCTGCAAATGGCCCATCTGTATCGACGTCCAGTACGCTATCTCCTCGTGGGAGCGGCACCCTCAACTGGGAGCACCTGGCAGCTGGCCGAGGCTGTGCCTCCAGCCCTCTTCAGCGATGGGAGCGGCCTCCGCTATCGGCAAGCTCTGGATGAGATTATTCGCCAGATTGAAGGCGAGCAGTGGGGAAGACAAAGTCAGCAAAAAGAGACAATTTCTATTGAAAGGATAGAGACGCGCAATCCTTACAAAGGACTGCGGGCCTTTACCCAAGACGATCAAGGCGATTTCTTTGGACGTGAACGGCTTATCCAGGAGCTGCTGTCGCGGCTCATTACTCTGCTGGGCAGGGAACCGTCTCAGTCCTCTGCTGCCCGTCTGCTGGCGCTCATCGGTGGTGTTGGGGTCGGCAAATCGAGCCTCCTCATGGCCGGTCTGCTTCCCCGGCTGCAAGCGGGGGCGCTGCCAGGCAGTCAAAACTGGCGCTATCTGGCCGTTTTCAGGCCAGCCTATCGGCCATTAGAGGCGCTGGCCGAAGTGCTGGCCGCCGGCGGAAGCCAGCAAGAGAAGGAGGCGATTCACACCGCCCTTGTCCAGGGAGATAGTACTGCCCTACACCGTCTGGCCCTGACCCTGGCCCCTGATCATCCCTACGTTGTTCTGGTGATTGACCAGTTTGAAGAATTATTCGCCCCCGAAGTCACCGAAACTGAGCGGCGGCGCTTCATTGAGCTGATCGCCGCAGCGGTCTCTGTCCCTTACGGCAAGCTGATCCTCCTCCTCACCCTGCGAGCCGATTGTTACGATCGTCCTTTGGCCTATCCTGCCCTGGCGCAGCTCTTGCAGGGACCAGCGCATTGCCCGATAGGCCCCATGACTCTCGACGAGCTGCGGGCCGTCATCGAGCAGCCAGCTCTGCTGCCCGACGTCCAGCTAGTCTTCGATGAGGACCTGGTAGCTGATTTGCTGCTGGATATTCGCGAGCAGCCAGGCGCTCTGCCTCTGCTTGAATTCACCCTTGACCAGCTCTTTCAGCAGCGGCGTGGGAACCGTCTCACGCGGCGTGCCTATGAGGCCATTGGAGGGGTACGCGGGGCCCTGGCACGCCATGCCGAGGCCACCTATGCCGCGCTTCCCAGCGATCAGCATCGCTTCCTGGCGCGTCAGCTCTTCCTGCGCTTGATTCAGCCAGGGCGCGAGGGCCAGGCGCCTCTGCGTCGTCAGGCTCGCCAAAGTGAATTTGCCCTGATAGACGAGCAGCAGACCCGTCTGATGCAAGAGACGTGTGATGCCTTTGTAGCGGCACGCTTGCTGACGATTGAGCGTCGCGCAGGAGAAGTGACGTTAGAGGTCAGCCATGAGGCCCTGCTGCAGGAATGGCCGCGACTGGTTGACTGGGTGCGTCAGGCTGGAGAAGATCTTCCTCTCCAACAGAGGGTCAGTGCTGATGTGCAGGAATGGTGGCGGCGTGGCAAGCCACGGGACCGTCTCTATCGGGGCACGCAGCTCAAGGAGGCTTTGCGCTGGCAGGAACGTACCCCTGTCAGTGCCCGAGAGGCGGCTTTCCTCCGAGCCAGTCAGCGGGCCCGCACGCTGGCGCTGGTCAGGCTGGCGCTGGTTGTCCTCCTCATTTTGGGGCTCCTCATTCCGGCTGGCTGGCTACTCTATCAACAGGTAGCCCCCTTGCAGGTGACCTCGCTCCAGGATGATGGGCCGGGTTCGCTACGGCAGGTCATTGCCGAGGCGAAGCCTGGCCAGACCATCAGCGTGCAGCCCGGACTGACCGGCGTTCTCTCTCTCACGCACAATCTTGACATTGGTAAAAACCTCACGATTCGTGGCCCGGGGGCTGCCAGGCTCACCATCAGCGGCCAGCCTGGCCTTGAGGCCAGCTATGCCATTCGTATTCTGGCTCGGACCAGCGTTACTTTCAGCGACCTTAGCTTCAGCGAGAGACAGCCGAGTCCAGGCGATTTCTTTCTCAATCAGGGGAAGCTAACCTTACAGCGCTGCCGCATTGCGCAGATTACCATCCCGCCGCTCAGTGACAGCGGCAACTCCGGCAACTCAGATCTGGCTGGAGGCAGTGCCATTGACAATGGCCAGCAAGGGGAACTGACGCTACAGCAGAGCATCATTACTCATATCCAGGCTAGTGGGCAGGCTGCCCATGCCGCCGCCATTCTCAACAATGGGGGGAAGGCGACCGTCAGCGCCAGCCAGATCACAGATAATAGCGTCAATGACACCGGTCGTGGTGGGAACGATGCCGCGGGAGGGGTCATCGTGAGTCTCAAAGGCACTCTGACCCTGACTGATAGCGTGGTCTCTGGCAATCAAGTCAACAGCCTGGAAAATGCCTATGGCGGTGGAATTTTTGCCCTCAATAGCACCGTTCAGATCACTAACACGCGACTGGTGAACAACAGCATCATCGCAGCCCTGCAGGGGGCGGGTGCGGGGCTGCAGGCCTCGGGAAGCCAGGTGACCCTGAAGAATACCCTGGTCGCAGGCAACAGTGTAAAAGCTCACTTTGCGATTGGGGGTGGTCTCGTCTTGTCAGGGGGAGCGAGTGGAAAGCTCACCCTTATAGGGAGCACCGTGACTGGCAACCGCGTCAGCACTCAGGATGACCTGGCTGTGGGGGGAGGTGTGCTTGCCGAGGGGATACTGGTGATCAACAACAGCACCATCAGTCAGAACGTCGCTGTCTCAACGACATCCTCCGGATCTGCCAGCGGCGGTGGCCTCGCTATTATGGGCAACCTGGTGATGACGGACAGCACCGTGGCGAATAACCAGGCCCAGTCTCTTGCCAGCGATGCTGAGGGAGGAGGGATCTTAGCTCTGTCCCCAACTTCTGGGGTAGGACTGCAAGAGACGAAGCTCTCGCTGGTCAATTCCACACTTTCCGAGAATAGTGCGCAGGGAAAACGGGGGAGCCTGGGGGGTGGCTTGCTCGTCGACGGGAGCAGTGCCCGTCTCGACTTCTGCACGATCTATGACAACCATGCCTCTGCCGGCGGCGGCCTGACTGTCGTCACAGAGAGCGGACACAGTAGGCAGGTGACCCTCTTGAACTCGCTGGTGGCCGCTAATACAGCCGATCAAGATCCCGATCTGGTGGGCCAGGTGACGAGCGGGGGCTATAACCTCATTCAGCGGGCCGCGGGAGCCACCTTTCTTGATCCCTCTAAACGCCACCATCTTGATCTTGTGGATACAGGCTCAACACCGCTTGCCATTGATCCACAGCTACGCGCCAACGGAGGGCCTACGCAGACCCATGCCTTGCTGGCAGGTAGTCCTGCGATCAACCGCATTCCCGCCGCCGACTGCGATGTGAAGACCGATCAGCGCGGCCTGCAACGACCCCAGCAGGGCGCTTGCGATATTGGCGCCTACGAATATAGTCCAACAACCCAGTGA
- a CDS encoding glycoside hydrolase family 15 protein, with product MGSNTHDAAPPDSVHWHAACARFSRLGRSGLLALLLVCALLLVSGLPQARAAGTAPNGPGYASTWSPSNKAFLGTAANTTSDVWFTGFNGIISEVFFPTADTANTTDLQFLIGDSGHTWVDEEKVATTSTVQLYNAHSLAWQVTNTARSGRYRITKIIYTDPSRNSLIQQVTFTALSGTLSNYSLYVLYNPAIHNAGNNNTSSTQTYNGRTMLVTTDSTGNYASALAASIPYVSGMTSSGFVGVNDGWTDLKASSNCGSSPCPDYTMNYTYSLASNGNTAQTGLLDLSNGGSVNTTTATSITFNLVLSFGQTSGSTSASTVAEQTLNATLSDPSNMLATYVAQWNSFDNSLTSPPAIGGTTAIQQARQQEYYLAANVLKASQDKQTGAFVAGLGAPWGDSNGDSDAGYHLVWERDMYKIASALIVAGDSADALRAVQWAFNTQQQADGHFPQNSYVNGTPYWNGIQMDEQAFPIILAWKLGVTDNSTFVNHIKKAADYIVNNGPRTGQERWEENSGYSPSTIAAEIAGLLCAADIARINGDTSDQTRYTNAADYYQGMVQNWTFTTTGPLSGGYYFERIDGNGNPNDGASLTIANGGGTYDERTIVDAGFLELVRLGVMPANSPYITLSLPVVDATIKETINGYPYWFRYNHDGYGEHSDGSNYNGTGIGRLWPVLTAERGIYTVAAGGDADLYLSALMAAANSSGMIPEQIWDVAAPSGYTAGTPTKSMNPLNWAMGEYIVLLFSQANHRVVDLPSITYSRYVTNAYQPHSGWVVDYDPNQLHRGKALTIYYNGWLASHTHVYIRWGENGWQNIPPDAALVKRSDGFWQVTISVPTDATQINFAFHDDANNWDNNGGGNWNVPITA from the coding sequence ATGGGCAGCAACACGCATGATGCAGCACCACCCGACTCTGTGCACTGGCATGCTGCCTGTGCCAGGTTTTCGCGCCTCGGGCGCTCTGGCCTGCTGGCGCTCCTGCTTGTCTGTGCGCTGCTTCTTGTCAGCGGCCTCCCCCAGGCGAGAGCAGCCGGCACAGCTCCCAACGGGCCGGGCTACGCCTCTACCTGGTCGCCCTCGAACAAGGCTTTCCTTGGCACCGCAGCCAACACCACCAGCGATGTCTGGTTCACCGGCTTCAACGGGATTATCAGCGAGGTCTTTTTCCCTACTGCCGATACGGCCAACACCACCGATCTACAGTTCCTGATTGGCGACAGCGGCCATACCTGGGTCGATGAGGAGAAGGTCGCCACAACCTCTACTGTCCAGCTCTACAATGCCCACTCTCTTGCCTGGCAGGTGACAAATACGGCCAGGAGCGGGCGCTACCGGATCACGAAGATCATCTACACCGATCCCAGCCGCAATTCACTGATTCAACAGGTGACATTCACTGCTCTCAGCGGCACCCTCTCCAATTACTCGCTCTATGTCCTCTATAACCCGGCCATTCACAACGCCGGCAACAATAATACCAGTTCAACCCAGACCTATAATGGCCGCACCATGCTGGTGACAACCGATAGCACCGGCAACTATGCCAGCGCCCTGGCCGCCTCGATCCCCTATGTCTCCGGCATGACCAGCTCAGGCTTTGTCGGGGTCAATGATGGCTGGACTGACCTGAAAGCCTCCAGTAACTGTGGCAGCAGCCCTTGCCCAGACTATACGATGAATTATACGTATAGCCTGGCCAGCAATGGCAATACGGCCCAGACGGGCCTGCTCGATCTCTCAAACGGCGGCAGCGTCAATACGACTACCGCCACTTCGATCACCTTTAACCTCGTCCTCTCTTTCGGCCAGACCAGCGGCAGTACCTCCGCCTCCACCGTCGCCGAGCAGACACTCAATGCCACGCTGAGCGATCCTTCGAATATGCTGGCGACCTATGTAGCACAGTGGAACAGCTTCGACAACAGTCTCACTAGCCCACCAGCGATTGGCGGCACAACGGCGATCCAGCAGGCGCGCCAGCAGGAGTACTACCTGGCCGCGAACGTGCTGAAGGCCTCTCAGGATAAGCAGACAGGAGCCTTTGTAGCCGGTCTGGGCGCCCCTTGGGGCGACAGCAATGGCGATAGCGACGCCGGCTATCACCTGGTCTGGGAGCGCGATATGTACAAGATCGCCAGCGCTCTGATCGTGGCCGGTGATAGCGCAGATGCCCTGCGCGCCGTGCAATGGGCCTTTAATACTCAGCAGCAGGCCGATGGGCACTTCCCCCAGAATAGCTATGTCAATGGGACACCCTACTGGAATGGCATCCAGATGGATGAGCAGGCTTTCCCGATCATCCTGGCCTGGAAGCTCGGAGTGACTGATAACAGCACCTTTGTGAACCACATCAAGAAGGCCGCCGACTATATCGTCAATAATGGCCCGCGCACCGGTCAAGAACGCTGGGAGGAGAACAGCGGCTATAGCCCGTCAACGATTGCGGCAGAGATCGCCGGCCTGCTCTGCGCCGCCGATATTGCCCGGATCAATGGTGATACGAGCGATCAAACGCGCTATACCAATGCCGCCGACTATTATCAGGGCATGGTCCAAAACTGGACCTTCACAACCACTGGCCCGCTGAGCGGCGGCTACTACTTCGAGCGCATCGACGGCAATGGCAACCCCAACGATGGAGCCTCCTTGACGATCGCTAATGGCGGGGGCACCTACGACGAGCGGACTATTGTGGACGCCGGCTTCCTGGAGCTGGTTCGCCTGGGAGTGATGCCGGCCAACTCTCCCTATATTACGCTCTCTTTGCCTGTGGTCGATGCCACCATCAAGGAGACGATTAATGGCTATCCTTACTGGTTCCGCTACAACCATGATGGCTACGGTGAGCATAGCGATGGCTCGAACTACAATGGTACGGGCATCGGACGCCTGTGGCCAGTCTTGACGGCTGAGCGCGGGATCTATACGGTCGCTGCCGGCGGCGACGCCGATCTCTACCTGAGCGCACTCATGGCCGCGGCCAATTCCTCGGGCATGATTCCCGAGCAGATTTGGGATGTGGCCGCCCCCAGCGGCTATACAGCCGGGACCCCGACAAAGTCGATGAACCCGCTCAACTGGGCAATGGGCGAGTATATCGTCTTGCTCTTCTCCCAGGCCAATCACCGCGTGGTGGATCTGCCTTCGATCACCTACAGTCGCTACGTGACCAACGCTTACCAGCCCCATAGCGGCTGGGTGGTCGACTACGACCCCAATCAGCTCCATCGCGGCAAGGCCCTAACGATTTACTATAACGGCTGGCTGGCCTCACATACTCATGTCTATATCCGCTGGGGAGAGAACGGCTGGCAGAATATTCCTCCCGATGCAGCCCTGGTAAAGCGCAGCGACGGCTTCTGGCAGGTCACTATCAGCGTGCCGACCGATGCTACGCAGATCAATTTCGCCTTCCATGACGACGCGAATAACTGGGACAACAATGGCGGCGGGAACTGGAATGTTCCAATCACAGCCTGA
- a CDS encoding multicopper oxidase family protein, which translates to MPTRRQLLKIGAALGFGGLLPLSLPRASRVSASLRVAQTPLPGAEIPQFVEPLPTFAGARVSGPYFRVHMVEFQQRVLPACLYARLRPPFNAGTYVWGYQVDGRSPHYPGYTVEARQGIPTMVTYVNALPLAHQSKLLPLLTVDQTIHWADPLGQMGSTVPFVGAFPTVVHLHGGEVPSAFDGAPEAWFTPDGRHGKGYCTARPTAPNAAVYWYPNRQPATTLWFHDHTLGVTRLTLFAGLEAFYLIRDAHDTGRPDNPLGLPAGAQEIELMIQDRQFDTHGQLLFPDGTPPNNPTGLNGTPPNPSIHPYWIPEFFGDVIVVNGKAWPYLNVQPRRYRFRFVNAANARFFQMRLVDAQTREPGPIFWQIGTDGGLLDRPVKLNDPGDPAAPRLFLAPGERADVIIDFAPYAGRTLLLVNSAPAPFPDGDPPDPATTGRIMQIRVSWPLVKPDTTYNPASGLPLRGRFKRPSAIVRLTDPQRGVLAAGVRLAVRRQLVLVEVEGPRGPVEVLVNNTKWGGVREGSNEPVLGAQLDRQGQGVYLTELPRVGATELWEIANLTEDAHPIHIHLVQFQLLNRQALDVEGYRARYDSLFPGGTYNGLRPDGSWGPVHYPEGVFIPGYGPPLPYSQPNADGALGGNPDLTPYLCGPLLPPDPGEEGWKDTIKMYPGQVTRLVVRWAPIATPVNGVRPGQNLYPFDPTTGPGYVWHCHILDHEDNEMMRPYLPVP; encoded by the coding sequence ATGCCGACTCGCAGGCAGCTACTCAAAATTGGTGCTGCCCTGGGTTTTGGAGGTCTACTTCCCCTCTCGCTGCCTAGGGCTTCGCGTGTCTCTGCCTCGCTACGTGTTGCCCAGACACCCTTGCCGGGGGCTGAGATCCCGCAGTTTGTCGAGCCGCTACCCACCTTTGCTGGTGCGCGAGTCAGCGGCCCGTATTTTCGGGTGCACATGGTCGAATTTCAGCAGCGCGTTCTGCCGGCTTGTCTCTATGCCCGTCTTCGCCCTCCCTTCAATGCCGGCACCTATGTCTGGGGGTATCAGGTAGACGGGCGTTCGCCGCATTACCCTGGCTATACGGTTGAGGCCCGGCAAGGGATACCCACGATGGTGACCTATGTCAATGCTCTACCGTTAGCGCATCAATCGAAGCTTTTGCCACTCCTTACTGTTGACCAGACCATTCACTGGGCTGATCCATTGGGGCAAATGGGTTCGACCGTGCCTTTTGTAGGGGCTTTTCCGACGGTGGTCCATTTGCATGGTGGCGAAGTTCCTTCCGCCTTTGATGGGGCGCCCGAGGCCTGGTTTACTCCCGACGGGCGGCATGGCAAAGGTTACTGCACTGCTAGGCCGACGGCACCGAATGCCGCGGTCTATTGGTATCCCAACAGGCAGCCAGCGACGACGCTCTGGTTCCACGATCACACGCTGGGCGTGACCCGTTTGACCCTCTTCGCGGGGCTGGAGGCCTTTTATCTGATCCGCGATGCTCACGATACCGGGCGGCCAGACAATCCGCTCGGTCTGCCGGCTGGTGCCCAGGAGATTGAGCTGATGATCCAGGATCGGCAGTTTGACACGCATGGGCAGTTGCTCTTTCCCGATGGGACGCCGCCCAACAATCCCACTGGCCTCAATGGGACGCCTCCCAATCCCTCTATTCATCCTTACTGGATTCCCGAGTTCTTCGGCGATGTCATTGTCGTCAATGGTAAAGCCTGGCCCTATCTGAATGTCCAGCCGCGGCGCTATCGCTTTCGCTTTGTGAATGCGGCCAACGCTCGCTTCTTCCAGATGCGGTTGGTCGATGCCCAGACTCGGGAGCCGGGGCCGATCTTCTGGCAGATTGGCACGGATGGTGGTCTACTTGACAGGCCGGTCAAGCTCAATGATCCTGGTGATCCAGCAGCTCCGAGGCTCTTCCTGGCGCCAGGAGAGCGTGCCGACGTCATCATTGACTTTGCTCCCTATGCCGGTCGCACCCTGCTCCTGGTCAATAGCGCCCCGGCTCCTTTCCCTGATGGTGACCCGCCTGATCCTGCCACTACTGGGCGGATCATGCAGATTCGCGTCTCGTGGCCGCTGGTGAAACCTGACACGACCTATAATCCGGCCAGTGGTTTGCCGCTTCGGGGGAGGTTCAAGCGGCCATCAGCTATCGTGCGCCTGACCGATCCGCAAAGGGGTGTCCTGGCGGCTGGTGTGAGGCTGGCGGTCAGGCGGCAGCTGGTGCTTGTTGAGGTGGAAGGGCCGAGGGGACCTGTTGAGGTGCTGGTTAATAACACCAAGTGGGGGGGAGTACGCGAAGGGAGCAACGAGCCAGTGCTGGGGGCCCAGCTTGATAGGCAGGGACAGGGGGTGTATCTGACTGAGCTGCCGCGTGTAGGGGCGACCGAACTCTGGGAGATCGCGAATCTCACTGAGGACGCTCATCCCATTCACATTCATCTTGTCCAGTTCCAGTTGCTCAATCGCCAGGCCTTGGATGTTGAAGGTTATCGTGCGCGCTACGACTCACTCTTCCCTGGGGGAACCTATAACGGTCTTCGTCCTGATGGTTCCTGGGGGCCGGTCCACTATCCGGAGGGCGTCTTTATTCCGGGCTATGGGCCGCCTTTGCCCTACAGTCAGCCGAATGCCGATGGCGCGCTGGGGGGCAATCCCGATCTCACTCCCTATCTATGTGGCCCGCTGCTGCCTCCTGATCCTGGTGAGGAGGGTTGGAAAGACACGATCAAGATGTATCCTGGCCAGGTCACGCGCCTGGTTGTGCGCTGGGCGCCGATCGCCACGCCGGTCAATGGGGTGCGTCCGGGCCAGAATCTCTATCCCTTTGATCCAACCACAGGGCCGGGTTATGTCTGGCACTGCCACATTCTCGATCACGAAGATAACGAGATGATGCGTCCCTATCTGCCAGTGCCCTAG
- the speB gene encoding agmatinase: MVDSARSHGEEVQKDGWQLRREDLRGTWAMHWQAQQPEGEEARTRREQARRYGLEAAASIEDRSLTLFRREPWTLGGGTGEATFLQVPFLHDMQQLRGQDVVIVGVPLDSGTTCRPGARFGPAAIRRASALSYGYNPERGIDLHAALVMVDVGDIQVIPSHIEKSFDQITSALSYIVGRGAFPVVLGGDHSIGYATLRGVAPHVEGKLGVIHFDRHSDLSERTYDERMHASPFFHATTLPNVPPTNLVQIGIGGWTGSKKGMRLAHERQATVITLDDIDRYGIERVMEYALEVAWKGASAVWLSFDIDVVDPAFAPGTGTPEPGGLQPREVFRMVRLAAREGLQGMELVEVAPPYDVADLTALLAGRIIMEVLGALVAQGKLGRWPKPDGLPQDR, encoded by the coding sequence ATGGTGGACAGCGCGCGCAGTCATGGCGAAGAAGTGCAAAAGGACGGTTGGCAGCTGCGGCGCGAGGACCTGCGAGGAACGTGGGCCATGCACTGGCAGGCTCAGCAGCCGGAGGGGGAGGAGGCCAGGACGCGACGGGAGCAGGCCCGGCGCTATGGGTTGGAGGCAGCCGCTAGCATCGAGGATCGCTCCCTTACCCTTTTTCGGCGCGAACCCTGGACATTGGGAGGAGGAACGGGGGAGGCTACCTTTCTGCAGGTGCCTTTTCTCCATGATATGCAGCAGCTAAGAGGGCAGGATGTAGTCATTGTCGGCGTGCCCCTGGACAGCGGTACCACCTGCCGCCCAGGGGCACGCTTTGGGCCGGCGGCCATTCGCCGGGCCTCCGCGCTAAGCTACGGCTACAATCCTGAGCGCGGCATTGATCTGCATGCAGCTCTGGTCATGGTTGATGTCGGCGATATTCAGGTCATTCCCTCTCACATCGAGAAAAGTTTCGATCAGATCACAAGCGCTCTCAGCTACATCGTCGGACGGGGTGCCTTTCCCGTCGTCCTTGGCGGCGATCACTCCATCGGCTACGCCACTCTGCGTGGAGTCGCACCACATGTTGAGGGCAAGCTGGGCGTGATCCACTTTGACCGGCACAGCGACCTGAGCGAGCGGACCTACGACGAGCGCATGCATGCCTCGCCTTTCTTTCATGCCACCACCCTGCCGAATGTGCCCCCCACCAACCTGGTGCAGATCGGTATCGGTGGCTGGACTGGCTCCAAGAAAGGCATGCGCCTGGCCCATGAGCGGCAGGCAACCGTGATCACGCTCGACGACATCGATCGCTATGGTATCGAGCGTGTCATGGAGTACGCGCTAGAAGTTGCCTGGAAAGGAGCGAGTGCGGTCTGGCTCTCCTTTGATATTGATGTGGTGGACCCGGCCTTTGCCCCGGGGACAGGAACACCCGAACCAGGGGGACTGCAGCCGCGTGAGGTCTTCAGGATGGTCCGTCTGGCGGCGCGCGAGGGTCTACAGGGCATGGAGCTGGTGGAGGTGGCCCCTCCCTATGATGTGGCCGATCTGACGGCCCTGCTGGCTGGACGAATTATCATGGAGGTCCTGGGGGCTTTGGTCGCCCAGGGTAAACTGGGACGCTGGCCCAAACCAGACGGCCTGCCGCAGGACCGCTAG